One genomic window of Branchiostoma floridae strain S238N-H82 chromosome 4, Bfl_VNyyK, whole genome shotgun sequence includes the following:
- the LOC118414078 gene encoding collectin-11-like isoform X2, translating to MVKTPVLAWGIRLAVFGVLQTVHANDGSGVPNTTMSTAMGCTAGYFNGDGTQCYKLHQESRSAIMAMLLCESEGATLVMPTSQTEHDFIVTLASVFNTGQFWIGITDNSLLGTTEGTYIYIDGDPLGAFEKWSASNINTGSNDCVYYASNGADLEWNTGHCLDDSRFFMCQLRGTVETSNVPVSTGEPTS from the exons ATGGTGAAGACACCTGTCTTGGCGTGGGGTATTCGCCTCGCTGTATTTGGAG TCCTACAAACGGTGCATGCAAATGACGGATCCGGAGTGCCAAATACTACGATGTCGACGGCCATGG GTTGCACTGCTGGATATTTCAACGGAGACGGGACACAGTGCTACAAGCTTCATCAGGAATCTCGTTCGGCAATTATGGCGATGCTTCTGTGTGAATCTGAAGGGGCGACATTAGTAATGCCAACATCTCAAACAGAACACGACTTCATCGTTACATTGGCTAGTGTGTTCAACACCGGTCAATTTTGGATCGGAATAACAG ATAACTCACTGTTAGGAACCACTGAAGGGACTTACATCTACATCGACGGTGATCCACTCGGGGCGTTCGAAAAATGGTCCGCCAGCAACATTAACACGGGAAGTAACGACTGTGTGTACTACGCGTCGAATGGAGCAGATTTGGAATGGAACACAGGCCACTGCCTAGACGACAGCAGATTTTTCATGTGTCAACTCC GTGGAACCGTGGAAACATCCAATGTACCCGTGAGCACAGGAGAACCTACGAGCTAA
- the LOC118414074 gene encoding cyclic nucleotide-gated cation channel subunit A-like: protein MTRLSKESFEENLRATKEHMKDQDVSQDLRHKVVNYYEYIWLRNRGVDVSTLFLEAPRCLQEDISYSMTKAYLEKSVLFRGLQETFLKSLSTRLRLLFFLPENYVLHRGDMGAEMYIIFRGEVESGYSKPDGEFVVEAVMSEGKVVGEMSLTYSLPRRRSVRARKHTDIFALNRRDLMDLLEDFPTVKREIEQRSIIMFGHLGAPRLKDKERRSSGSLSARKSSGLMPVNSSAQAINRARSPGANAKHTLDMALGM from the exons ATGACGCGGCTTTCTAAGGAATCGTTTGAAGAAAACTTGAGGGCCACAAAG GAACACATGAAGGATCAGGACGTTTCCCAGGACCTCCGTCATAAGGTGGTTAACTACTATGAATACATCTGGCTAAGAAACAG GGGAGTTGATGTGTCAACACTATTCCTTGAAGCTCCAAGGTGTCTCCAGGAGGACATATCTTACAGCATGACGAAGGCGTATCTAGAGAAA TCCGTGCTTTTCCGTGGATTGCAAGAGACATTTCTGAAGAGCCTGTCTACCCGGCTGAGGCTGCTTTTCTTCCTACCTGAAAACTATGTACTGCACCGAGGAGATATGGGAGCCGAGATGTACATTATCTTCCGAGGGGAG GTTGAGAGCGGGTACTCCAAGCCCGACGGAGAGTTTGTTGTGGAGGCCGTTATGAGCGAGGGGAAAGTCGTCGGTGAGATGAGTCTTACCTACAGTTTGCCGCGCCGCAGATCAGTCCGAGCGAGGAAGCACACAGACATCTTTGCTCTGAACAGAAGG GATCTCATGGATCTATTGGAAGATTTCCCAACGGTAAAACGAGAGATCGAACAACGCTCCATCATCATGTTCGGACACCTGGGTGCTCCACGTCTTAAAGATAAGGAGCGTCGCTCTAGCGGCTCCCTCTCAGCACGCAAGTCGTCTGGTCTGATGCCGGTAAACTCTAGCGCGCAAGCGATCAACCGAGCAAGATCTCCAGGGGCGAATGCTAAACACACCCTGGACATGGCGCTAGGAATGTAA
- the LOC118414078 gene encoding collectin-11-like isoform X1, whose protein sequence is MVKTPVLAWGIRLAVFGVLQTVHANDGSGVPNTTMSTAMGCTAGYFNGDGTQCYKLHQESRSAIMAMLLCESEGATLVMPTSQTEHDFIVTLASVFNTGQFWIGITDNSLLGTTEGTYIYIDGDPLGAFEKWSASNINTGSNDCVYYASNGADLEWNTGHCLDDSRFFMCQLRESLIYKTRFFVKLSSARTPQFK, encoded by the exons ATGGTGAAGACACCTGTCTTGGCGTGGGGTATTCGCCTCGCTGTATTTGGAG TCCTACAAACGGTGCATGCAAATGACGGATCCGGAGTGCCAAATACTACGATGTCGACGGCCATGG GTTGCACTGCTGGATATTTCAACGGAGACGGGACACAGTGCTACAAGCTTCATCAGGAATCTCGTTCGGCAATTATGGCGATGCTTCTGTGTGAATCTGAAGGGGCGACATTAGTAATGCCAACATCTCAAACAGAACACGACTTCATCGTTACATTGGCTAGTGTGTTCAACACCGGTCAATTTTGGATCGGAATAACAG ATAACTCACTGTTAGGAACCACTGAAGGGACTTACATCTACATCGACGGTGATCCACTCGGGGCGTTCGAAAAATGGTCCGCCAGCAACATTAACACGGGAAGTAACGACTGTGTGTACTACGCGTCGAATGGAGCAGATTTGGAATGGAACACAGGCCACTGCCTAGACGACAGCAGATTTTTCATGTGTCAACTCCGTGAGTCATTGATTtacaaaacaagattttttgtTAAACTCAGCAGTGCCCGGACGCCACAATTCAAATGA